The sequence CAAGACCAACCATATGGCCTGGAGACACAAATATGGGTTTTGTATGAGACCTTGTTCTTAGAGCAACACCCCTGATCTCTCCATCTATATAGATATAAGACCTGTCACCTCTTTTTGATCCCGGCTCTTTATATTCACCTATTAGAAGTGATTTTGCAACCCCGATCGTTGGAATATCAAGGATCACTCCCATATGGGATGCTATACCGAGCCTTTCTGGATGACAGATCCCATGACCATCAAAAAGAATAAGGTCTGGCTTCAGTGTGAGTTTTTTCGATGCCTTCAGCAGAACAGGACCTTCCCTGAAGGAAAGAAGACCTGGTATGTAAGGAAATCCTATCTTCTCAACCGCCCAGACCTCCTCTAGCAGTCTCATATCGCTGTAAGAAAAAAGAGTCATAGCTCCTATTATCTTCTCCCCAAGATAGGAAGCATCAGCTCCAGCTATATATCTTAAAGTTTTTTTAAAAGGTTCAATCCTTACTCTTTCTGAAAGCTCTTTCTGGAGTCTCCTGGCTTCATCAGCTTCAGAGGGCCATTCCATCAGAATGTCAGTGCCTGTCTTTCAAGTAACATCTCTCCAAGGAAAGACCCAGGCCTTATCTCTGCATTCTTGATTAATTCCACCTTATCCAGTCCGTAGTGCTTTACACAAGAGGCACAGATGTAGAATTTGACCCCGAAGTCTTCGGTAAGTGTTTTTATAAGATCAGCAACAGATGAGAATTCATCTTTTTTCTGCCATGTGAGTGTTTCGGCAAAGCCCTTCTTTGCTAGCAGTACGCCTTTTTCCATCAAGAAAAAGTCAAGTTCAACATCAAAGGCCTTCATGTTTGCTGCAAGCTGCATGGCGCCAGCTGCAATGTCAGGATCATCGTAAGAATGTTTCAGGATGAATACAAACTTTTTCTCAGGCATAAAAACCTCCGGGTTTAAATTTATTCCTCTTATGAGGATTTAATATTTTCTTCCTTTTTGAACACCATTCCTTTACATTCTGAAAGGGCAATTGCTATCTTTATTCTTGCACTTTTTAGTAATCTCTGGACAGTGCCTCTCGACACACCCATTTTCCTGCCAGCCTCTTCCTGGGTAAGATTCTTTTTATCGCATAATCTTATCACCTCCAGTTCATCTCTGTAGATGGTTATAAATTCAAGTCTATCCGGTGGAATACCTGAAGGCTTGAACATCTTACCCTGCAACTTTTTAAAAGAAAAGCGGCATTTCCGTGGTTTTTTAGGTCTAGCCAAAAAAATGAACCCTCTCAATTATTATGTGCATTTACACATTTTAAATTTATCAAAAGATTTTGTCAATCTTGATTTTTGTGTAAAAAGAAAGTATACTGCAATGTACATGCGTAAAATTAATAAACTCGGTCTTATCCATGAAGATTGATATCCCTGTAACAGGTATGACATGTGCTGCCTGTTCTTCTGCAGTTGAAAGGGCATTGAGGGCAGTAGACGGTGTCTCTTCTGTAAATGTGAATCTTCCCGGAGAAAGGGCAACCATTGAATTAAAGAAAAAAATACCCCTC comes from Thermodesulfovibrionales bacterium and encodes:
- a CDS encoding DsrE family protein, encoding MPEKKFVFILKHSYDDPDIAAGAMQLAANMKAFDVELDFFLMEKGVLLAKKGFAETLTWQKKDEFSSVADLIKTLTEDFGVKFYICASCVKHYGLDKVELIKNAEIRPGSFLGEMLLERQALTF
- the nfi gene encoding deoxyribonuclease V (cleaves DNA at apurinic or apyrimidinic sites), with the protein product MEWPSEADEARRLQKELSERVRIEPFKKTLRYIAGADASYLGEKIIGAMTLFSYSDMRLLEEVWAVEKIGFPYIPGLLSFREGPVLLKASKKLTLKPDLILFDGHGICHPERLGIASHMGVILDIPTIGVAKSLLIGEYKEPGSKRGDRSYIYIDGEIRGVALRTRSHTKPIFVSPGHMVGLEDSIDIVLNCCKKYRSPEPLRRADILSRIIRKRIHE
- a CDS encoding heavy-metal-associated domain-containing protein yields the protein MKIDIPVTGMTCAACSSAVERALRAVDGVSSVNVNLPGERATIELKKKIPLTVIIDAIKSQGYGVLTSKTNLIIRGMTCAACASTVER
- a CDS encoding DUF134 domain-containing protein; its protein translation is MARPKKPRKCRFSFKKLQGKMFKPSGIPPDRLEFITIYRDELEVIRLCDKKNLTQEEAGRKMGVSRGTVQRLLKSARIKIAIALSECKGMVFKKEENIKSS